The proteins below are encoded in one region of Peromyscus eremicus chromosome 10, PerEre_H2_v1, whole genome shotgun sequence:
- the Drd5 gene encoding D(1B) dopamine receptor, with amino-acid sequence MLPPGRNGTAHRARLGLQRQLAQAGAPGGSAAPLGPAQVVTAGLLTLLIVWTLLGNVLVCAAIVRSRHLRAKMTNIFIVSLAVSDLFVALLVMPWKAVAEVAGYWPFGEFCDVWVAFDIMCSTASILNLCIISVDRYWAISRPFRYERKMTQRVALVMVGLAWTLSVLISFIPVQLNWHRDKAGSQGGEGLLSNVTPWEERWEREGRTENCDSSLNRTYAISSSLISFYIPVAIMIVTYTRIYRIAQVQIRRISSLERAAEHAQSCRSRGACEPDPSLRASIKKETKVFKTLSVIMGVFVCCWLPFFILNCMVPFCSSGDAQGPRTGFPCVSETTFDIFVWFGWANSSLNPIIYAFNADFRKVFAQLLGCSHLCFRTPVQTVNISNELVSYNQDTVFHKEIAAAYVHMIPNAVSSGDREVGEEEEEEEEGPFDHMSQISPTTPDRDLAAESVWELDCEEEVSLGKISPLTPNCSHKTA; translated from the coding sequence ATGCTGCCGCCTGGGCGCAATGGCACCGCGCATCGGGCACGGCTGGGGCTGCAGCGGCAGCTGGCGCAGGCGGGCGCCCCGGGGGGCTCTGCGGCCCCGCTGGGACCCGCGCAGGTGGTCACCGCCGGCCTCCTGACTCTCCTCATCGTCTGGACCTTACTTGGCAATGTGCTAGTGTGCGCAGCCATCGTCCGCAGCCGCCACCTGCGCGCTAAGATGACCAACATCTTTATCGTATCCTTGGCGGTCTCGGATCTCTTCGTGGCATTGCTGGTCATGCCCTGGAAGGCCGTGGCTGAGGTGGCTGGGTACTGGCCCTTTGGGGAGTTCTGCGACGTCTGGGTGGCCTTTGACATCATGTGCTCCACTGCCTCCATCCTGAATCTGTGTATCATCAGTGTAGACCGCTACTGGGCTATCTCTAGGCCCTTCCGCTACGAGCGTAAGATGACCCAGCGCGTAGCCCTGGTCATGGTGGGCCTGGCCTGGACCTTGTCCGTCCTCATCTCCTTCATCCCGGTCCAACTCAATTGGCACAGAGACAAGGCAGGCTCCCAGGGCGGAGAAGGCCTGCTGTCCAATGTGACGCCCTGGGAGGAGCGCTGGGAGCGAGAAGGGAGGACGGAGAACTGCGACTCCAGCCTGAACCGAACTTACGCCATCTCCTCCTCGCTCATCAGCTTCTACATCCCGGTGGCCATCATGATCGTGACCTACACGCGCATCTACCGCATTGCACAGGTGCAGATACGCCGGATCTCCTCCCTGGAGAGGGcagctgagcatgctcagagctgCCGGAGTCGCGGGGCCTGCGAACCTGACCCCAGCCTGCGGGCATCCATCAAGAAGGAGACCAAGGTCTTCAAGACACTGTCAGTGATCATGGGGGTCTTCGTGTGTTGCTGGttgcctttctttattctgaacTGCATGGTTCCTTTCTGTAGCAGTGGAGACGCCCAAGGCCCAAGGACTGGCTTCCCTTGCGTCAGTGAGACCACCTTTGATATATTCGTCTGGTTTGGCTGGGCCAACTCCTCTCTCAACCCCATCATCTATGCCTTCAACGCTGACTTCCGGAAGGTGTTTGCCCAGTTGCTGGGATGCAGCCACCTCTGCTTCCGGACCCCTGTGCAGACTGTGAACATCAGTAACGAACTCGTCTCCTACAATCAAGACACCGTCTTCCACAAGGAGATCGCTGCTGCCTATGTCCACATGATCCCCAATGCGGTGTCCTCTGGAGACAGGGAAGtgggcgaggaggaggaggaggaggaggaggggccttTTGATCACATGTCTCAAATCTCTCCAACGACCCCAGACCGTGACCTGGCTGCTGAATCTGTCTGGGAGCTTGACTGTGAGGAGGAGGTTTCCTTAGGCAAAATCTCACCTCTCACCCCCAATTGTTCCCATAAAACTGCTTAG